The following are encoded in a window of Puniceicoccales bacterium genomic DNA:
- a CDS encoding ABC-F family ATP-binding cassette domain-containing protein codes for MINIKNLTFRLGNRVLFDDVSVSIPDSSKIGVVGHNGCGKTTLFKLILGKETIDCGEITVPNRQKVVTVHQELQDRTQTVLNLVLSSNTELTKLKVMIDNEEDGNALAELYEQFQSIGGFSAESQASAILAGLGFSSSDMAKPLSEFSGGWQVRAALAATLFAPSDILLLDEPTNHLDFETCAWLKNYLGKLNKSILIISHERDLLNSLCDKILHLSNSSIKLYSGNYDTFEETRARRLQELSKNIEKQESSRKHLQAFVDRFRYKASKAKQAQSRIKMLEKMEALPKIPPEHSTRFEFPQPSVIDRLLVQIKNCTVGYGDKIVIHDLNLKIDMTDRIAILGANGNGKSTLVKLIANRLNPLAGSIEFAKGLKSAYFSQQQTDELQLTKTPYETLSSALAGEKEQSVRSQLARFGLTQQRADTVISKLSGGEKTRLLLSVITRNSPHILVLDEPTNHLDIEAREALIDAINKYTGTLVLVTHDFHTIEATCDQLLIVKDHLCQPFDGDLNDYIDYLLRDQREQPGGRKKSEKPQQNPDRASAQTKKKLKALEEEMESYNLKKSELETILYNSYSTEIFEKLSEIEKKLSKLEAEWANLYGKA; via the coding sequence ATGATTAACATAAAAAACTTGACGTTTCGCCTGGGCAATCGAGTGCTTTTCGATGACGTATCTGTCTCTATTCCAGATAGTTCGAAAATTGGTGTGGTGGGACATAACGGCTGTGGCAAGACGACGTTGTTCAAACTAATACTAGGGAAAGAAACCATCGACTGCGGCGAAATAACGGTACCAAACCGACAGAAGGTGGTAACGGTTCATCAGGAATTGCAAGATAGAACCCAGACGGTCCTGAATCTCGTGTTATCCTCCAACACCGAATTAACGAAACTTAAGGTCATGATAGACAACGAGGAAGACGGCAATGCCCTGGCGGAGCTATACGAACAATTTCAGTCAATCGGCGGGTTTTCTGCCGAAAGTCAGGCCTCGGCAATATTGGCCGGGCTTGGGTTTTCGTCCAGCGACATGGCAAAACCACTTTCGGAGTTTTCTGGTGGTTGGCAGGTTCGGGCCGCTCTGGCCGCAACATTATTCGCACCATCGGATATTTTGTTGCTTGACGAACCGACAAATCACCTGGACTTTGAAACCTGCGCCTGGTTAAAAAACTACCTCGGAAAACTGAACAAATCCATTTTAATCATAAGCCACGAGCGTGACTTGTTAAACAGCCTGTGCGATAAGATCTTACACCTGAGCAACTCATCGATCAAACTATATTCCGGCAACTACGACACCTTCGAAGAAACCAGGGCAAGGCGTCTGCAAGAATTGTCGAAAAATATAGAAAAACAGGAATCCTCGCGCAAGCATCTACAGGCCTTCGTGGACAGGTTCAGATACAAGGCATCCAAGGCTAAACAGGCCCAAAGTCGGATAAAAATGTTGGAAAAAATGGAAGCGCTTCCAAAGATTCCACCGGAACATTCTACCAGATTTGAATTCCCACAACCATCTGTGATAGATAGACTTCTGGTTCAAATAAAGAACTGTACCGTCGGCTACGGTGACAAGATCGTTATCCATGACCTGAACCTGAAAATCGACATGACAGATCGCATTGCCATACTAGGAGCAAATGGAAACGGCAAATCAACTCTCGTGAAATTAATCGCAAATAGACTCAATCCACTGGCTGGATCGATCGAGTTCGCAAAAGGCCTAAAATCAGCCTATTTCTCTCAGCAACAAACGGATGAGTTACAGCTAACCAAGACGCCCTACGAAACCCTAAGCTCGGCCCTGGCCGGTGAAAAAGAACAAAGTGTCCGCAGCCAACTGGCTAGATTCGGCCTAACCCAGCAACGAGCGGACACGGTTATTTCCAAGCTATCTGGTGGAGAAAAAACCCGGCTGTTGCTGTCAGTGATAACAAGAAATTCACCACATATTTTGGTCCTCGATGAGCCAACGAATCATCTGGACATAGAAGCCCGGGAAGCACTTATCGATGCCATAAATAAATACACCGGCACCCTGGTACTTGTGACCCACGATTTCCATACCATTGAAGCCACCTGTGATCAACTGCTGATAGTTAAGGACCATCTTTGCCAGCCATTCGACGGTGATTTGAATGATTACATCGACTATCTACTAAGGGACCAACGAGAACAACCCGGTGGTCGGAAAAAATCTGAAAAACCACAGCAAAACCCAGATAGAGCATCGGCTCAAACCAAAAAAAAATTGAAGGCACTGGAGGAAGAAATGGAATCCTATAATTTGAAAAAATCCGAACTGGAAACAATATTGTACAACAGCTATTCCACCGAAATTTTCGAAAAATTATCAGAAATAGAGAAAAAATTATCAAAATTGGAAGCCGAATGGGCCAATCTATACGGAAAAGCATAG
- the proS gene encoding proline--tRNA ligase codes for MSKKHAISPLRSENYPEWYQQIITAADLAEPSVVRGCMVIKPWGYAIWENMTALLDEMFKATGHRNAYFPLFIPLKLLAREAEHVEGFAKECAVVTHSRLETNESGELVPVAPLEEPLIVRPTSETIIGESFAKWVQSYRDLPLLINQWANVVRWEMRTRMFLRTTEFLWQEGHTAHETIEEAIEETKCMLECYRRFAEDFAAMPVICGRKSDSERFPGAVDTYCIEAMMQDKKALQVGTSHFLGQNFSQASKIKFMGRDGSEEFAWTTSWGVSTRLIGGLIMIHSDDDGLVLPPKLAPLQAVILPVIHDETSRPKILEACDRLCKELTEKTFEGKPIKIEIDRRDMRGGDKLWTWIKKGVPIIIELGNKEIENLSLSYIRRDSLIKTSEKSPVFIQTLPTLLKSVQDSLFNRALEFRKKNTVEIDSKKNFYEFFDDENQGGGFAISYWDGSKETEAKIKKDLGVTIRCIPENTSNQGRCPFTGNPGEYRAIWAKSY; via the coding sequence ATGAGCAAAAAACACGCAATTTCACCACTGAGATCGGAAAATTATCCGGAATGGTACCAGCAGATTATCACCGCAGCGGATCTGGCCGAGCCCAGTGTGGTTCGGGGATGCATGGTGATAAAACCTTGGGGCTACGCCATTTGGGAAAATATGACTGCCCTACTAGACGAAATGTTCAAAGCCACCGGCCACAGGAATGCCTACTTTCCACTGTTTATTCCATTGAAACTTCTAGCCAGGGAAGCCGAGCATGTGGAAGGGTTTGCCAAGGAATGTGCTGTGGTAACTCATTCTCGCCTAGAGACTAATGAATCAGGTGAATTGGTTCCCGTAGCACCTCTGGAAGAGCCTCTCATCGTCAGGCCAACATCAGAAACCATTATCGGTGAATCATTTGCAAAATGGGTCCAGTCCTACAGAGACCTGCCACTGTTGATCAACCAGTGGGCGAACGTGGTCCGCTGGGAAATGCGAACACGAATGTTCCTGAGAACAACAGAATTCCTTTGGCAAGAAGGGCATACAGCACATGAAACCATCGAAGAAGCCATCGAGGAAACCAAGTGCATGCTGGAATGTTATCGGAGATTTGCCGAAGATTTTGCGGCCATGCCGGTTATCTGTGGCCGGAAAAGCGATTCAGAACGCTTTCCAGGAGCGGTGGATACCTACTGTATCGAGGCGATGATGCAGGACAAAAAAGCCCTCCAGGTCGGCACATCTCACTTTCTGGGCCAAAATTTTTCCCAGGCATCGAAGATAAAATTCATGGGGCGCGATGGCTCGGAAGAATTTGCCTGGACCACTTCCTGGGGCGTATCAACGCGCCTGATTGGTGGTCTAATCATGATCCACTCGGATGATGATGGCCTGGTTCTACCACCTAAACTAGCTCCACTTCAAGCAGTTATATTACCGGTGATCCATGACGAGACCTCCAGGCCGAAAATACTAGAAGCCTGCGACAGGTTATGCAAGGAACTAACGGAGAAGACCTTCGAAGGTAAACCAATAAAAATTGAAATCGACAGAAGAGATATGCGTGGCGGCGATAAACTATGGACCTGGATAAAAAAAGGCGTTCCGATCATTATAGAGTTGGGTAACAAAGAGATAGAAAACCTATCCCTGAGCTACATCCGCAGAGATAGTTTGATAAAAACATCGGAAAAATCGCCGGTTTTCATCCAAACCCTACCAACCCTATTAAAATCCGTCCAGGACAGCTTGTTCAACCGGGCACTGGAATTCAGGAAAAAAAATACCGTGGAAATAGATTCGAAAAAAAATTTTTATGAATTTTTTGATGACGAAAACCAAGGCGGTGGTTTTGCAATTTCCTACTGGGATGGTTCAAAGGAAACCGAAGCAAAGATAAAAAAAGACCTCGGTGTAACCATAAGATGCATCCCTGAAAACACTTCCAATCAAGGCAGATGTCCATTCACCGGAAATCCCGGAGAATACCGGGCTATCTGGGCAAAATCTTATTGA
- a CDS encoding valine--tRNA ligase: MIEPAYNPDDLEKKWYVRWQEEGCFRKKINHAKGHFCILMPPPNVTGVLHMGHLLNNTLQDVLVRRARQLGKSALWIPGTDHAGIATQVKVEKELMKEGKTRHDIGREKFIQRVSEWRDKHGNLILEQLKKLGVSCTWDAKVHTLDPAYSQAVLTAFVELYNRGYIYRGKRMVNWCPVSLTALSDEEVLVKPQQSTLYHIKYRLTDGSGFIQVATTRPETIMGDVAVAVNPKDNRYRRLIGKTCLRPLKEAEIKIIADEAVDQEFGSGALKVTPAHSAIDFEIGQRHQLEFLDIMNPDGTLNSLAGSDFDGMDRFMAREISVKKLGELGLLIKEEPYLSNVGFSERANVPVEPRLSEQWFLKYPKIEEAKAVVLNGLIRFRPERWTKTYLHWLEHIKDWCISRQLWWGHRIPVWYRKGYDRNNPAHIHVSLTGPSDRENWEQDEDVLDTWFSSAIWPLATFGWPDLEKMKTNGFDYFYPTSDLVTGPDIIFFWVARMIIASLELLNDDKDKNTLSIDELGERIPFANVYFTGIIRDKLGRKMSKSLGNSPEPLDLIKKYGADGLRFGLLSMAPQGQDILFFEERVEFGRNFCNKLWNAFRFRQTLEERQENQGNQDKTIEGIFSRINPKETSRLDGALLTQLLRILTEFEESMAKYEFNRALQIIYSFFWKDFCDWYLELSKITQTASVIAIYDLVLRQCLLILHPFIPFITEELWHTAGYGTGFINDQKIESVADLLARLESTGLKLDEDSLLEVSIVKEVISLSRALKAKYGLAAKKDVTFYHKPADGHDSIISNYGKIIRHFIGAEEIIKTDSGLDLPAVLTPDGTMYLDLANQIDLAGEKQRLAIEIQKVNQLIAKNQSKLDDKAFISSAPQQIVEGAKKLLEENLKKHTELQSLLDSLNLLKT, from the coding sequence ATGATTGAGCCCGCATACAATCCAGATGATCTGGAAAAAAAATGGTACGTCAGGTGGCAAGAGGAAGGTTGCTTTAGGAAAAAAATAAACCATGCAAAGGGTCATTTCTGTATATTGATGCCACCACCCAACGTAACCGGGGTATTACACATGGGTCATCTGCTTAATAATACTCTGCAGGATGTACTTGTTAGACGCGCTAGGCAACTTGGAAAGTCAGCATTATGGATTCCTGGCACCGACCACGCCGGCATAGCAACCCAGGTAAAAGTTGAAAAAGAGCTGATGAAAGAAGGTAAAACACGCCATGATATCGGCCGGGAAAAATTCATTCAACGGGTCAGTGAATGGAGGGATAAGCATGGAAATCTGATATTGGAACAACTCAAAAAACTCGGAGTATCATGTACCTGGGATGCCAAGGTCCATACCCTAGATCCGGCCTACAGCCAGGCAGTGTTAACAGCCTTCGTCGAGTTATATAACAGAGGATATATTTATCGTGGAAAACGTATGGTGAATTGGTGCCCGGTTAGCCTCACGGCGCTGAGTGACGAAGAAGTGCTGGTGAAACCTCAGCAATCCACGCTTTATCACATAAAGTATAGATTAACCGATGGCAGTGGATTTATCCAGGTAGCCACAACCAGACCCGAAACGATTATGGGAGATGTGGCCGTGGCTGTCAATCCAAAGGATAATCGCTATCGCAGACTAATTGGTAAGACCTGCCTAAGGCCGTTGAAAGAAGCGGAAATAAAGATCATAGCCGATGAAGCCGTGGACCAGGAGTTTGGTTCCGGCGCACTGAAAGTAACACCGGCCCATTCGGCCATAGATTTTGAAATCGGCCAAAGACACCAGCTGGAGTTCCTAGACATAATGAATCCTGACGGTACGCTAAATTCCCTGGCAGGTAGCGATTTTGATGGCATGGATCGATTCATGGCAAGAGAAATCTCGGTGAAGAAATTAGGCGAGCTTGGCCTACTGATAAAAGAAGAGCCCTACTTGAGCAACGTAGGATTTTCCGAAAGGGCAAATGTTCCGGTCGAGCCAAGGCTTTCCGAGCAATGGTTTTTAAAATATCCAAAAATCGAGGAAGCCAAAGCGGTGGTTTTGAATGGGCTCATAAGGTTCAGGCCAGAAAGATGGACAAAAACCTATCTGCATTGGCTTGAACACATCAAGGATTGGTGTATAAGTCGACAGCTCTGGTGGGGACACAGGATACCTGTTTGGTATCGAAAAGGCTACGACAGAAACAATCCGGCCCATATCCATGTATCCCTCACCGGCCCTAGCGACAGGGAGAATTGGGAACAGGATGAAGATGTGTTAGATACCTGGTTCTCCTCGGCAATATGGCCACTGGCGACCTTTGGCTGGCCAGACCTGGAAAAAATGAAGACAAACGGGTTCGACTATTTCTACCCTACCAGCGACCTGGTTACCGGACCTGACATAATTTTTTTCTGGGTAGCCAGAATGATCATAGCCTCCCTTGAACTACTGAACGACGATAAGGATAAAAACACTCTTTCTATCGACGAGCTAGGTGAACGCATACCCTTTGCAAACGTTTACTTCACCGGCATAATTCGCGACAAGCTTGGCCGAAAGATGTCAAAGAGCCTTGGGAATTCACCGGAACCATTGGACCTAATCAAAAAATATGGGGCCGATGGGCTAAGATTCGGACTATTATCCATGGCTCCCCAGGGCCAAGATATTTTATTTTTCGAAGAACGGGTAGAGTTTGGCCGTAATTTTTGCAATAAACTGTGGAATGCCTTCCGGTTCAGGCAAACACTTGAAGAAAGACAAGAAAATCAAGGTAACCAGGATAAAACCATTGAAGGGATTTTTTCTCGTATAAATCCAAAGGAAACTTCACGACTAGATGGAGCCCTATTGACCCAATTATTAAGAATTTTGACCGAATTTGAAGAATCCATGGCAAAATACGAATTTAATCGAGCTTTGCAGATAATCTACTCATTCTTCTGGAAAGACTTCTGCGACTGGTACCTGGAGCTATCCAAGATAACCCAGACGGCATCGGTAATTGCCATATACGACCTGGTCCTGCGGCAATGCCTGTTGATTTTGCATCCATTTATCCCGTTCATAACAGAGGAGTTATGGCACACAGCAGGCTATGGAACCGGATTTATAAATGACCAGAAGATAGAATCCGTGGCTGATCTGTTGGCCAGACTGGAATCCACGGGCCTGAAACTTGACGAGGATTCTTTACTGGAAGTCTCTATTGTTAAAGAAGTTATATCACTATCTCGGGCACTAAAAGCCAAATATGGACTGGCCGCCAAAAAAGACGTAACTTTTTACCATAAACCAGCCGATGGCCATGACTCCATCATTTCAAACTATGGCAAAATTATTAGGCATTTCATTGGTGCAGAGGAAATTATAAAAACCGACTCCGGGCTAGATCTGCCGGCTGTTTTAACTCCTGATGGAACCATGTACCTGGACCTAGCCAACCAGATAGATCTGGCCGGTGAAAAGCAGAGACTCGCAATTGAGATCCAAAAGGTCAATCAATTGATAGCAAAAAATCAATCCAAATTGGACGATAAGGCATTTATTAGCAGTGCTCCACAGCAAATAGTTGAGGGTGCGAAAAAATTACTCGAAGAAAATCTAAAAAAACATACCGAACTCCAATCCCTATTGGATTCGCTAAATTTACTAAAAACATGA
- a CDS encoding response regulator transcription factor yields MATRFSPLILIVEDDAALSKTIERQLQLAGMEAQAFYNAADALGFLQRSFSNLMLLDINLPDKDGISLLNELQKKKIFIPTIFITGRDTPDIKIKGFDCGADDFITKPFDLNELIARVSAVLRRSEKSRDLEVTANTSLADGKFIFLNTTVDPARLEIRFMNGRVEVIGKKEFGIISCFYKNPNAILSRKSLIHSIWGNHANVKSRSLDQYVVKVRHIFQRNGVSTGDNIKTIHGIGYMYTPEK; encoded by the coding sequence ATGGCAACGAGATTTAGTCCATTAATACTTATTGTTGAAGATGATGCAGCTTTATCAAAAACCATAGAGAGGCAATTACAATTGGCCGGGATGGAAGCTCAGGCATTTTACAATGCAGCCGATGCTTTAGGGTTTTTACAAAGATCGTTTTCTAACCTGATGTTACTAGATATAAATCTTCCGGACAAGGATGGTATTTCTCTGCTTAATGAGTTACAAAAGAAGAAAATTTTTATTCCAACGATTTTTATAACAGGCAGAGACACTCCAGATATTAAGATAAAAGGATTTGATTGTGGAGCCGATGATTTTATCACTAAACCATTTGATTTGAATGAGTTAATTGCAAGAGTATCGGCTGTTTTACGTAGAAGTGAAAAATCAAGAGACTTGGAAGTCACCGCCAATACGTCTTTGGCCGATGGAAAGTTCATTTTTTTAAACACAACGGTAGATCCGGCGAGGTTGGAAATAAGGTTTATGAACGGAAGGGTTGAAGTTATAGGGAAGAAGGAATTCGGAATTATTAGCTGTTTTTATAAAAATCCCAATGCAATCCTGAGTAGAAAAAGCCTGATTCATAGCATATGGGGAAACCATGCCAATGTGAAAAGTAGATCATTAGACCAATATGTGGTCAAGGTTAGGCATATTTTTCAAAGAAACGGAGTTTCCACCGGCGACAATATAAAAACCATCCACGGCATTGGGTATATGTATACTCCGGAGAAATGA
- a CDS encoding NTP/NDP exchange transporter: MAEEPTQEFSKLRRIFFPLHTYELKKALPMSLIFFCILFNYTCLRNIKDSLIVTGPGSDAEVIPFIKGFCVVPSAIIFMLLYAKASNILSNEKLFYFSLTPFIVFFGAFAYLIYPNLDILHPSMETVTAWRKAAPKCLHWPIAIVGNWSYVLFFILAELWGGVLLSLSFWQFANQITKTSEAKRMYSFFGLMAQMAVLASGIVGEHFSNIKDKVKPGVDPWQISLNWLMGIVVVLGILAMITFRWIYTNVLTDKRFYDKPELPGNSGGKKKKSIPLSQSFKIIFTSPYIGLIAALVVCYGISINLVEALWKKQVGMQYKDPNAFNSFMSKYVFWTGIASMIIIVFAGNILRVCKWFTAAIITPLLFVMIGSLFFTFVLFKDVASLGTVLSSIGLTPLSASVFLGAAVVLIAKSTKYALFDPTKEMSYIPLDEEMKVKGKAVVEVVGGRMGKGGGAWINSALLSIIPQASFFTIIPYTFSIFVVICIVWFVVVKLLSKRIEAITTQQA; this comes from the coding sequence ATGGCAGAAGAACCAACACAAGAGTTTAGTAAATTAAGACGTATATTTTTTCCATTACATACCTATGAATTGAAGAAGGCTCTACCGATGAGCTTGATCTTTTTCTGTATCCTCTTCAACTATACCTGCCTACGGAACATCAAAGATAGTTTGATAGTAACAGGGCCCGGATCCGATGCCGAGGTTATTCCATTTATAAAAGGATTCTGTGTGGTGCCATCGGCCATAATATTCATGCTATTGTATGCGAAAGCCAGTAATATTCTGAGCAATGAAAAATTGTTTTATTTTTCACTAACACCCTTTATAGTTTTTTTTGGTGCATTTGCCTATCTGATATATCCAAATTTGGACATACTTCATCCATCTATGGAAACTGTAACTGCTTGGCGTAAAGCAGCTCCGAAATGCCTTCATTGGCCCATCGCCATAGTTGGTAACTGGTCCTATGTGCTGTTTTTTATACTGGCAGAATTGTGGGGTGGAGTGCTTTTATCTCTTTCATTTTGGCAGTTTGCGAACCAAATAACCAAGACATCCGAAGCCAAAAGAATGTATTCGTTCTTCGGATTGATGGCCCAGATGGCCGTGTTGGCTTCAGGCATCGTCGGTGAGCATTTTTCCAACATAAAGGATAAGGTAAAACCTGGCGTAGATCCTTGGCAAATTTCATTGAATTGGCTAATGGGGATAGTCGTTGTGCTCGGTATACTGGCCATGATAACTTTCCGCTGGATATATACCAATGTCTTGACCGACAAGCGGTTCTACGATAAACCAGAATTACCTGGTAACTCCGGTGGAAAGAAAAAGAAAAGCATACCTCTGTCTCAGAGTTTTAAGATAATATTCACATCTCCTTATATCGGATTGATTGCCGCTTTGGTTGTGTGCTATGGCATCAGCATAAATCTCGTGGAGGCCCTATGGAAAAAACAGGTTGGTATGCAATATAAGGATCCCAACGCTTTTAATTCCTTCATGAGCAAGTACGTATTCTGGACTGGAATCGCATCAATGATTATTATAGTCTTTGCGGGCAACATATTGAGAGTTTGTAAATGGTTTACCGCAGCCATAATAACTCCGCTGTTGTTTGTGATGATAGGCTCATTGTTTTTCACTTTCGTGCTGTTCAAAGATGTGGCAAGCCTTGGAACTGTTCTTAGTTCCATTGGATTAACACCTTTATCGGCATCGGTTTTTCTAGGAGCCGCAGTTGTTTTGATAGCCAAATCTACCAAATATGCGCTGTTCGACCCGACGAAGGAAATGTCCTACATACCGTTGGACGAAGAAATGAAGGTCAAAGGTAAAGCTGTGGTGGAAGTGGTCGGTGGCAGAATGGGTAAAGGCGGTGGCGCCTGGATCAATTCCGCGCTACTATCGATAATACCCCAGGCGAGCTTCTTTACCATAATCCCCTATACGTTTTCTATATTTGTGGTCATATGCATTGTCTGGTTCGTGGTAGTTAAACTGTTGAGCAAAAGGATAGAAGCTATAACCACACAGCAAGCTTAA